From one Lycium barbarum isolate Lr01 chromosome 6, ASM1917538v2, whole genome shotgun sequence genomic stretch:
- the LOC132643663 gene encoding probable serine/threonine-protein kinase PBL3 isoform X1 produces the protein MGICIGKPVKLAHASSSLLSDSRTGPGNERKESSHSFSQTLQGSFGKNLKSCKSDLSATSNLKSFTFNDLKNATRNFRADSLLGEGGFGYVFKGWLDENTLAPCKPGTGMVVAVKKLKPESFQGHREWLAEVNYLGQLHHENLVRLIGHCVESDNRLLVYEYMTKGSLENHLFRKGVQLMTWGKRMRVAVDVARGLSFLHSLDANVIYRDLKASNILLDSEFNAKLSDFGLARDGPDGDKTHVSTRVIGTRGYAAPEYVATGHLTSKNDVYSFGVVLLELLSGRRATGEENPGGAEETLVEWAKPFLSNSRRVLRIMDTRLGGQYSKKGAQAAAALALRCLHVDPKLRPTMDEVLATLELLPSPKDITREANNAPNDKISHPQKRDV, from the exons atgggGATTTGCATTGGTAAACCTGTAAAGCTTGCTCATGCCTCTTCTAGCTTGTTGTCTG ATTCTAGAACAGGCCCTGGCAATGAGAGAAAGGAATCAAGTCATTCTTTTAGCCAAACACTCCAGGGTAGTTTCGGAAAGAATCTCAAATCTTGCAAAAGTGATCTATCTGCCACCAGCAATCTCAAGTCCTTTACCTTCAATGACCTCAAAAATGCGACGAGGAATTTTCGAGCTGATAGTCTTCTTGGCGAGGGAGGATTTGGATATGTCTTCAAAGGATGGCTAGATGAAAATACGCTTGCGCCCTGCAAACCAGGAACAGGAATGGTAGTGGCTGTCAAGAAACTTAAGCCGGAAAGCTTCCAGGGGCATAGAGAATGGCTT GCTGAGGTTAACTACTTAGGGCAGCTTCACCACGAAAATCTTGTGAGGTTGATTGGACATTGTGTAGAATCTGATAACAGGCTTCTTGTTTATGAGTATATGACCAAAGGAAGCTTGGAAAATCATCTATTCAGAA AAGGAGTTCAGCTTATGACTTGGGGTAAACGGATGCGTGTTGCAGTAGATGTTGCACGAGGTTTATCCTTCTTACACAGTCTGGATGCTAATGTGATCTACCGGGACCTCAAAGCTTCAAACATTCTACTTGATTCG GAGTTTAATGCGAAATTATCAGATTTTGGCCTGGCAAGAGATGGTCCTGATGGAGATAAAACTCATGTTTCAACCAGGGTCATAGGAACTCGGGGTTATGCTGCACCAGAATATGTCGCAACAG GTCACTTGACTTCAAAGAATGATGTTTATAGTTTCGGTGTTGTTCTACTGGAGCTGCTATCAGGAAGACGAGCTACAGGTGAGGAGAACCCAGGGGGCGCGGAGGAAACGTTGGTAGAATGGGCAAAACCTTTCCTAAGCAATAGCAGACGAGTACTGAGAATCATGGATACAAGGTTGGGAGGGCAGTATTCGAAGAAAGGTGCACAGGCTGCAGCGGCCCTCGCCTTACGGTGCCTTCATGTAGATCCAAAACTTAGGCCAACAATGGATGAGGTCTTAGCCACACTAGAGCTTTTGCCATCACCAAAGGACATTACTAGGGAGGCAAATAATGCACCAAATGACAAGATAAGTCATCCTCAAAAGAGAGATGTGTGA
- the LOC132643663 gene encoding probable serine/threonine-protein kinase PBL3 isoform X3 yields MDKIHNIVKAYSRTGPGNERKESSHSFSQTLQGSFGKNLKSCKSDLSATSNLKSFTFNDLKNATRNFRADSLLGEGGFGYVFKGWLDENTLAPCKPGTGMVVAVKKLKPESFQGHREWLAEVNYLGQLHHENLVRLIGHCVESDNRLLVYEYMTKGSLENHLFRKGVQLMTWGKRMRVAVDVARGLSFLHSLDANVIYRDLKASNILLDSEFNAKLSDFGLARDGPDGDKTHVSTRVIGTRGYAAPEYVATGHLTSKNDVYSFGVVLLELLSGRRATGEENPGGAEETLVEWAKPFLSNSRRVLRIMDTRLGGQYSKKGAQAAAALALRCLHVDPKLRPTMDEVLATLELLPSPKDITREANNAPNDKISHPQKRDV; encoded by the exons ATGGATAAGATTCATAACATTGTGAAAGCAT ATTCTAGAACAGGCCCTGGCAATGAGAGAAAGGAATCAAGTCATTCTTTTAGCCAAACACTCCAGGGTAGTTTCGGAAAGAATCTCAAATCTTGCAAAAGTGATCTATCTGCCACCAGCAATCTCAAGTCCTTTACCTTCAATGACCTCAAAAATGCGACGAGGAATTTTCGAGCTGATAGTCTTCTTGGCGAGGGAGGATTTGGATATGTCTTCAAAGGATGGCTAGATGAAAATACGCTTGCGCCCTGCAAACCAGGAACAGGAATGGTAGTGGCTGTCAAGAAACTTAAGCCGGAAAGCTTCCAGGGGCATAGAGAATGGCTT GCTGAGGTTAACTACTTAGGGCAGCTTCACCACGAAAATCTTGTGAGGTTGATTGGACATTGTGTAGAATCTGATAACAGGCTTCTTGTTTATGAGTATATGACCAAAGGAAGCTTGGAAAATCATCTATTCAGAA AAGGAGTTCAGCTTATGACTTGGGGTAAACGGATGCGTGTTGCAGTAGATGTTGCACGAGGTTTATCCTTCTTACACAGTCTGGATGCTAATGTGATCTACCGGGACCTCAAAGCTTCAAACATTCTACTTGATTCG GAGTTTAATGCGAAATTATCAGATTTTGGCCTGGCAAGAGATGGTCCTGATGGAGATAAAACTCATGTTTCAACCAGGGTCATAGGAACTCGGGGTTATGCTGCACCAGAATATGTCGCAACAG GTCACTTGACTTCAAAGAATGATGTTTATAGTTTCGGTGTTGTTCTACTGGAGCTGCTATCAGGAAGACGAGCTACAGGTGAGGAGAACCCAGGGGGCGCGGAGGAAACGTTGGTAGAATGGGCAAAACCTTTCCTAAGCAATAGCAGACGAGTACTGAGAATCATGGATACAAGGTTGGGAGGGCAGTATTCGAAGAAAGGTGCACAGGCTGCAGCGGCCCTCGCCTTACGGTGCCTTCATGTAGATCCAAAACTTAGGCCAACAATGGATGAGGTCTTAGCCACACTAGAGCTTTTGCCATCACCAAAGGACATTACTAGGGAGGCAAATAATGCACCAAATGACAAGATAAGTCATCCTCAAAAGAGAGATGTGTGA
- the LOC132643663 gene encoding probable serine/threonine-protein kinase PBL3 isoform X2, whose amino-acid sequence MGICIGKPVKLAHASSSLLSDSRTGPGNERKESSHSFSQTLQGSFGKNLKSCKSDLSATSNLKSFTFNDLKNATRNFRADSLLGEGGFGYVFKGWLDENTLAPCKPGTGMVVAVKKLKPESFQGHREWLAEVNYLGQLHHENLVRLIGHCVESDNRLLVYEYMTKGSLENHLFRRVQLMTWGKRMRVAVDVARGLSFLHSLDANVIYRDLKASNILLDSEFNAKLSDFGLARDGPDGDKTHVSTRVIGTRGYAAPEYVATGHLTSKNDVYSFGVVLLELLSGRRATGEENPGGAEETLVEWAKPFLSNSRRVLRIMDTRLGGQYSKKGAQAAAALALRCLHVDPKLRPTMDEVLATLELLPSPKDITREANNAPNDKISHPQKRDV is encoded by the exons atgggGATTTGCATTGGTAAACCTGTAAAGCTTGCTCATGCCTCTTCTAGCTTGTTGTCTG ATTCTAGAACAGGCCCTGGCAATGAGAGAAAGGAATCAAGTCATTCTTTTAGCCAAACACTCCAGGGTAGTTTCGGAAAGAATCTCAAATCTTGCAAAAGTGATCTATCTGCCACCAGCAATCTCAAGTCCTTTACCTTCAATGACCTCAAAAATGCGACGAGGAATTTTCGAGCTGATAGTCTTCTTGGCGAGGGAGGATTTGGATATGTCTTCAAAGGATGGCTAGATGAAAATACGCTTGCGCCCTGCAAACCAGGAACAGGAATGGTAGTGGCTGTCAAGAAACTTAAGCCGGAAAGCTTCCAGGGGCATAGAGAATGGCTT GCTGAGGTTAACTACTTAGGGCAGCTTCACCACGAAAATCTTGTGAGGTTGATTGGACATTGTGTAGAATCTGATAACAGGCTTCTTGTTTATGAGTATATGACCAAAGGAAGCTTGGAAAATCATCTATTCAGAA GAGTTCAGCTTATGACTTGGGGTAAACGGATGCGTGTTGCAGTAGATGTTGCACGAGGTTTATCCTTCTTACACAGTCTGGATGCTAATGTGATCTACCGGGACCTCAAAGCTTCAAACATTCTACTTGATTCG GAGTTTAATGCGAAATTATCAGATTTTGGCCTGGCAAGAGATGGTCCTGATGGAGATAAAACTCATGTTTCAACCAGGGTCATAGGAACTCGGGGTTATGCTGCACCAGAATATGTCGCAACAG GTCACTTGACTTCAAAGAATGATGTTTATAGTTTCGGTGTTGTTCTACTGGAGCTGCTATCAGGAAGACGAGCTACAGGTGAGGAGAACCCAGGGGGCGCGGAGGAAACGTTGGTAGAATGGGCAAAACCTTTCCTAAGCAATAGCAGACGAGTACTGAGAATCATGGATACAAGGTTGGGAGGGCAGTATTCGAAGAAAGGTGCACAGGCTGCAGCGGCCCTCGCCTTACGGTGCCTTCATGTAGATCCAAAACTTAGGCCAACAATGGATGAGGTCTTAGCCACACTAGAGCTTTTGCCATCACCAAAGGACATTACTAGGGAGGCAAATAATGCACCAAATGACAAGATAAGTCATCCTCAAAAGAGAGATGTGTGA